The Streptomyces sp. Je 1-332 genome has a window encoding:
- a CDS encoding S8 family serine peptidase, which translates to MRPISRTALGAASAVVLAVTATVPSVAEPRTAADTRPLVGGAPQGEGSSVVTLVTGDRILVSTDGKKRAGASALPGADGAVPLVQTRQSGKDLYVYPEGAVHAIAAGKVDEELFNVTGLVRQGYDDAHAKNLPLIAVYDDSVDVTRSVPATPRGAERDLVLEPVDGVALKADKKKAADFWADITSPKSRAASNLKKLWLDSKVQATLDRSTKQVHAPEAWAAGYDGKGTKVAVLDTGADAEHPDLKGRIGAAKNFTDSPDGEDRQGHGTHTTSTVGGTGAASGGKKKGVAPGTELLHGKVLNDSGSGATSWIIAGMQWAVDEKADVVSMSLGNPARTDCTDPMSTATEELAQSSEDTLFVLAAGNTGPSLNSVSSPGCAPSVLTVGAVDRDDSTASFSSRGPAYGSHTLKPEIAAPGVDISAAAAGGRGVYAYQSMSGTSMATPHVAGAAALVRQRHPDWNAQQIKSALVSSADSAIPGDVTETGGGRLDVKAAIDQKVLGSPAVQGGSFGWPQDNSDRTTVDVPYTNTTGKSVELKLAVQGVTGNDGSAVRSDIAGLGARSVKVPAGATVKVPLKLDPDAHLKKAQYGDVTGRVLAKAGGGVAVSTPFSLYVQPQTVSLRVKLVDRAGKPADGPSSVDLIGTDDATGERRFNEGANDQTYQVRPGTYFLTGFIATPASDGGTLTDSLTHIARPQVEVKKDMTLTLDARQAHRLTIKTDKKSEVRGATLGFARSWGTDNWLHAGTAAGPRSIRGFYQSVEGKATDGTFESSTYWRAAAPLLSELAVVGGTSLHPTPASTGSANLDGTGKAALVDAGSGTPAELEAAGVKGRIALVKVPDGGGANAVATNAKAAGALAVVAHRTAPGRWYPSVGLSGSPLPVLGIPTTEATALLTELAQGSVELKWKATAKSPYVYNLAFPETGQVRDDRTYRVRDKDLAANEATYRAMGTATDYVDLPSAVRPSGLEVYFADIESVPAPGKRTEYYSAGTTGWGHQVSSSFPFGEFMIDPVRTYEKGERRSEKWYEGVLTPVAPRDADGGLGLAGERQDNLIGVAPGFWGDGEHAGIQGGFGDIGGLELKRDGEVVGESGWPYGVFPVPADDSAYELSLHTHKIGSKVWKRSLNTRTTWAFRSHLDEEAYSQGIPMLFPRYELPEDGMKTLAAEDGQKIGIAATGHAGYKPGALKSAALSYSYDEGRTWTEAKTSVSGGRWTATVDHAGASGKEVWLKTELTDTNGSSVTQTVARAYDVR; encoded by the coding sequence ATGCGCCCGATATCGCGCACGGCCTTGGGAGCGGCGTCCGCCGTCGTCCTCGCCGTCACCGCGACCGTCCCGTCCGTGGCAGAGCCGCGTACGGCGGCGGACACGCGCCCGCTGGTCGGCGGCGCCCCGCAGGGGGAGGGGAGCTCCGTCGTCACCCTCGTCACCGGCGACCGTATCCTCGTATCGACCGACGGCAAGAAGCGGGCGGGCGCGAGCGCGCTGCCCGGCGCCGACGGCGCGGTGCCCCTCGTCCAGACCAGACAGTCGGGCAAGGACCTGTACGTCTACCCCGAGGGCGCCGTCCACGCGATCGCCGCCGGCAAGGTCGACGAGGAACTCTTCAACGTCACCGGCCTCGTCCGGCAGGGTTACGACGACGCGCACGCCAAGAACCTCCCGCTGATCGCCGTGTACGACGACTCCGTCGACGTCACGCGCTCGGTGCCCGCCACTCCGCGCGGCGCCGAGCGCGACCTCGTCCTCGAACCTGTCGACGGTGTCGCGCTGAAGGCCGACAAGAAGAAGGCCGCGGACTTCTGGGCGGATATCACCTCACCCAAGTCCCGTGCCGCATCCAACCTGAAGAAGCTCTGGCTCGACTCCAAGGTCCAGGCCACCCTCGACCGGTCGACGAAGCAGGTGCACGCCCCCGAGGCCTGGGCCGCGGGCTACGACGGCAAGGGCACCAAGGTCGCCGTGCTCGACACCGGCGCCGACGCCGAGCACCCCGACCTCAAGGGCCGGATCGGCGCCGCCAAGAACTTCACCGACTCCCCGGACGGCGAGGACCGCCAGGGCCACGGCACCCACACCACCTCCACCGTCGGCGGCACCGGCGCGGCGAGCGGCGGCAAGAAGAAGGGCGTCGCACCCGGCACCGAGCTGCTGCACGGCAAGGTGCTCAACGACAGTGGCTCCGGGGCCACTTCGTGGATCATCGCGGGCATGCAGTGGGCCGTCGACGAGAAGGCCGATGTCGTCTCCATGAGCCTCGGCAACCCGGCGCGGACCGACTGCACCGACCCGATGAGCACGGCCACGGAGGAGCTCGCGCAGTCGAGCGAGGACACCCTCTTCGTCCTGGCCGCGGGCAACACTGGACCGAGCCTCAACTCCGTGTCCTCGCCCGGCTGCGCGCCGAGCGTCCTGACCGTCGGCGCCGTGGACCGCGACGACTCGACGGCCTCGTTCTCCAGCCGTGGACCCGCCTACGGCTCGCACACCCTCAAGCCGGAGATCGCCGCACCCGGCGTCGACATCTCCGCCGCCGCGGCGGGCGGCAGAGGCGTCTACGCCTACCAGTCCATGAGCGGTACGTCGATGGCGACCCCGCACGTCGCGGGCGCCGCCGCCCTGGTCAGGCAGCGCCACCCGGACTGGAACGCCCAGCAGATCAAGTCGGCCCTCGTCTCGTCGGCGGACAGCGCCATCCCCGGTGACGTGACCGAGACGGGTGGTGGCCGCCTCGACGTGAAGGCCGCCATCGACCAGAAGGTGCTCGGCTCGCCCGCCGTGCAGGGCGGCAGCTTCGGATGGCCCCAGGACAACTCGGACCGGACGACGGTCGACGTCCCGTACACCAACACCACGGGCAAGTCAGTGGAGTTGAAGCTGGCCGTGCAGGGTGTCACCGGCAACGACGGCTCGGCCGTGCGGTCGGACATCGCCGGGCTCGGCGCGCGCTCCGTCAAGGTCCCCGCCGGGGCCACGGTCAAGGTCCCGCTGAAGCTGGACCCCGACGCGCACCTCAAGAAGGCCCAGTACGGGGACGTGACCGGACGCGTCCTGGCGAAGGCAGGCGGGGGCGTCGCGGTCTCCACGCCCTTCTCCCTGTACGTGCAACCGCAGACGGTCAGCCTCCGCGTGAAGCTGGTCGACCGCGCCGGCAAGCCCGCCGACGGGCCGTCGTCCGTCGACCTCATCGGCACGGACGACGCCACCGGTGAGCGCCGCTTCAACGAGGGCGCCAACGACCAGACGTACCAAGTCCGCCCGGGCACCTACTTCCTGACCGGATTCATCGCTACGCCGGCTTCCGACGGCGGCACCTTGACCGACTCGCTCACGCACATCGCCCGGCCCCAGGTCGAGGTGAAGAAGGACATGACCCTCACCCTCGACGCCCGCCAGGCACATCGCCTCACGATCAAGACGGACAAGAAGTCCGAGGTGCGCGGCGCCACCCTCGGGTTCGCCCGCAGCTGGGGCACCGACAACTGGCTGCACGCGGGCACCGCGGCAGGACCGCGTTCCATCCGCGGCTTCTACCAGTCCGTCGAGGGCAAGGCGACCGACGGCACCTTCGAGTCGAGCACCTACTGGCGTGCGGCGGCGCCCCTGCTCTCCGAACTCGCCGTGGTGGGCGGCACATCGCTGCACCCCACGCCCGCGTCCACCGGATCGGCCAACCTCGACGGCACGGGCAAGGCGGCTCTCGTGGACGCCGGGTCCGGCACTCCCGCGGAGCTGGAAGCCGCAGGGGTGAAGGGCAGGATCGCCCTGGTCAAGGTCCCGGACGGCGGCGGCGCGAACGCCGTGGCGACGAACGCGAAGGCGGCAGGCGCGCTCGCGGTCGTCGCCCACCGCACGGCACCAGGCCGCTGGTACCCCTCGGTCGGCCTGAGCGGATCCCCGCTGCCGGTACTCGGCATCCCGACGACCGAGGCGACCGCGCTGCTCACCGAACTGGCGCAGGGCAGCGTCGAGTTGAAGTGGAAGGCAACGGCGAAGAGCCCCTACGTCTACAACCTCGCCTTCCCCGAGACCGGCCAGGTCCGCGACGACCGCACCTACCGGGTGCGGGACAAGGACCTCGCGGCGAACGAGGCGACGTACCGCGCGATGGGCACGGCCACGGACTATGTGGACCTCCCGTCCGCCGTCCGTCCCTCGGGTCTCGAGGTGTACTTCGCCGACATCGAGTCGGTCCCGGCCCCCGGCAAGCGCACCGAGTACTACTCCGCCGGCACGACCGGCTGGGGCCACCAGGTCTCCAGCAGCTTCCCGTTCGGGGAGTTCATGATCGACCCGGTGCGCACGTACGAGAAGGGGGAGCGGCGCAGCGAGAAGTGGTACGAGGGTGTGCTCACCCCCGTCGCGCCACGGGACGCCGACGGCGGCCTCGGTCTCGCCGGAGAGCGGCAGGACAACCTGATCGGTGTCGCGCCCGGATTCTGGGGCGACGGCGAACACGCCGGAATCCAGGGCGGGTTCGGCGACATCGGCGGCCTGGAGCTGAAGCGGGACGGTGAGGTCGTGGGTGAATCGGGCTGGCCGTACGGCGTGTTCCCGGTCCCGGCCGACGACTCGGCGTACGAACTCAGCCTCCACACGCACAAGATCGGCTCGAAGGTCTGGAAGCGGTCCCTGAACACGCGGACCACGTGGGCGTTCCGTTCGCACCTCGACGAGGAGGCGTACTCGCAGGGCATCCCGATGCTGTTCCCGCGCTACGAGCTGCCGGAGGACGGCATGAAGACGCTGGCCGCGGAGGACGGCCAGAAGATCGGGATCGCAGCGACAGGACACGCGGGCTACAAGCCCGGCGCGCTCAAGTCGGCGGCCCTGTCCTACTCCTACGACGAGGGCAGGACCTGGACCGAGGCGAAGACGTCGGTCTCCGGCGGCAGGTGGACCGCCACCGTGGATCACGCGGGAGCCTCGGGCAAGGAGGTCTGGCTCAAGACCGAACTGACGGATACGAACGGAAGTTCCGTCACTCAGACGGTGGCCCGCGCCTACGACGTGCGATAA
- a CDS encoding glycoside hydrolase family 38 C-terminal domain-containing protein: MHDDRLLVEGRLERALRQFIRPAQYADRVPLALSVWHAPGEPVPVAEAIDAAYEPFETGTAWGKPWSTSWFRLRGQVPDDWRGRHVEVVIDPGFTGEGPGFQAEGLVYDASGVPLKGIHPRNRHIPVAASAKGGEPVHLLLEAAANPAVLHDFEPTPLGDVLTAGDGLIYRFASADLAVLDEDVWQLTLDMEVLSELMYELDAARPRRHEILRALERALDALDLHDVSGTAAAARAELTEVLASPAHASAHRVSATGHAHIDSAWLWPLRETVRKASRTFANVTALAKDYPELVFACSQAQQYAWVKEHQPHIWERIKKAVADGNWAPVGSMWVESDANMPGGEALARQITHGMRFFRDELGVETEEIWLPDSFGYTAAFPQLAKLAGIRWFLTQKLSWNQSNKMPHHTFWWEGIDGTRVFTHFPPVDTYNSQIHGAELAHAERNFTEKGRATHSLVPFGWGDGGGGPTREMLEKARRLRSLEGSPRVEIERPSAFFAAAEEEYGAKAPVWSGELYLELHRATYTTQAATKRGNRRTEHALREAELWCTAAAVRDPAYVYPYATLDRLWKTVLLHQFHDILPGSSIAWVHREARDTYARVLAELDEITASAVRSLGPGGPVALNASPYPRSEVVTAEDGALVHVNVPALGSKSLEEAASYTRETGATALLADGEIQLLNEHLRVAVDADGLLTSVHDIDAHREVLSPGSRGNLLQLHPDHPTHYDAWDLDKHYRNTHTDLTDAESVELVEDGPLRVAVRVVRAFGDSRITQEIRLAAGSRRIDVVTEVDWRESEKVLKAAFPLDVHAERSAAEIQFGHVHRSTHANTGWDAARFEICAHRWLRVAEESYGVAVLNDSTYGHDVTRAPHGEGLGTTVRLTLLRAPHSPDPETDLGVHRFTYALLPGATTGDAVAEGLALNLPLRVAEGPVLPSLVSVDNPAVTVESVKLADHGSGDVVVRLYESRGGRAAATLTTSFAVSAAEVTDLLERPLETAHTDDAGLVLALRPFQIVTLRLRPA; encoded by the coding sequence GTGCACGACGACCGACTGCTGGTGGAGGGCCGCCTCGAGCGCGCCCTGCGGCAGTTCATCCGCCCCGCCCAGTACGCGGACCGTGTGCCGCTCGCCCTCTCCGTCTGGCACGCGCCGGGCGAACCGGTCCCCGTAGCCGAGGCCATCGACGCCGCGTACGAGCCCTTCGAGACGGGCACCGCCTGGGGAAAGCCCTGGTCGACCAGCTGGTTCCGGCTGCGGGGCCAGGTGCCGGATGACTGGCGCGGGCGCCACGTCGAGGTGGTCATCGACCCCGGCTTCACCGGCGAGGGCCCCGGCTTCCAGGCGGAGGGGCTCGTGTACGACGCCTCGGGCGTCCCCCTCAAGGGCATTCACCCCCGCAACCGGCACATCCCCGTGGCCGCCTCCGCGAAGGGCGGCGAGCCGGTGCACCTCCTCCTGGAGGCCGCGGCCAACCCCGCCGTCCTGCACGACTTCGAACCGACCCCCCTGGGCGACGTACTGACCGCGGGTGATGGCCTCATCTACCGATTCGCGTCTGCCGATCTCGCCGTACTGGACGAGGACGTCTGGCAGTTGACCCTGGACATGGAAGTCCTGTCCGAGCTGATGTACGAACTGGACGCCGCCCGTCCGCGGCGTCACGAGATCCTGCGCGCCCTGGAGCGAGCGCTCGACGCCCTCGATCTGCACGACGTGTCGGGCACGGCCGCGGCGGCACGGGCCGAGCTGACGGAGGTCCTCGCGAGCCCCGCCCACGCCAGCGCGCACCGGGTGTCGGCGACCGGACACGCCCACATCGACTCGGCCTGGCTGTGGCCGCTGCGCGAGACGGTACGCAAGGCATCGCGCACCTTTGCCAATGTGACGGCGCTCGCGAAGGACTATCCCGAGCTGGTCTTCGCCTGTTCACAGGCCCAGCAGTACGCCTGGGTCAAGGAGCACCAGCCGCACATCTGGGAGCGAATCAAGAAGGCCGTCGCGGACGGCAACTGGGCGCCCGTGGGCTCGATGTGGGTCGAGTCGGACGCCAACATGCCGGGCGGCGAGGCACTCGCCCGGCAGATCACGCACGGCATGCGGTTCTTCCGCGACGAGCTGGGGGTGGAGACCGAGGAGATCTGGCTGCCGGACTCCTTCGGCTACACGGCGGCCTTCCCGCAACTGGCGAAGCTCGCGGGCATCCGCTGGTTCCTCACCCAGAAGCTGAGCTGGAACCAGTCCAACAAGATGCCGCACCACACCTTCTGGTGGGAGGGCATCGACGGCACCCGGGTCTTCACGCACTTCCCTCCCGTCGACACCTACAACTCCCAGATCCACGGCGCCGAACTCGCCCACGCGGAACGCAACTTCACCGAGAAGGGACGCGCGACCCACTCCCTCGTGCCGTTCGGCTGGGGCGACGGCGGCGGAGGCCCGACGCGCGAGATGCTGGAGAAGGCACGGCGGTTGCGGTCCCTGGAGGGGTCACCGCGGGTCGAGATCGAGCGGCCGTCGGCGTTCTTCGCCGCCGCCGAGGAGGAGTACGGCGCCAAGGCGCCGGTGTGGTCCGGCGAGCTCTATCTGGAGCTGCACCGCGCGACGTACACGACGCAGGCGGCCACCAAGCGTGGCAACCGCCGCACCGAACACGCCCTGCGCGAGGCGGAGTTGTGGTGCACGGCCGCAGCGGTCCGCGACCCCGCGTACGTCTACCCCTACGCCACCCTCGACCGGCTCTGGAAGACGGTGCTCCTGCACCAGTTCCACGACATCCTGCCCGGCTCGTCGATCGCGTGGGTGCACCGGGAAGCGCGCGACACGTACGCGCGCGTGCTGGCCGAGCTCGACGAGATCACCGCGTCGGCGGTGCGCTCCCTGGGCCCGGGAGGGCCCGTCGCGCTCAACGCGTCGCCGTACCCCCGCAGCGAGGTCGTCACGGCCGAAGACGGCGCCCTCGTCCACGTCAACGTCCCGGCCCTGGGGAGCAAGAGTCTCGAAGAGGCGGCCTCGTACACGCGGGAGACCGGTGCGACCGCCCTGCTCGCCGACGGCGAGATCCAGCTCCTGAACGAGCATCTGCGCGTCGCCGTCGACGCGGACGGGCTGCTGACCTCCGTGCACGACATCGACGCGCACCGCGAGGTCCTCTCCCCCGGATCGCGCGGCAACCTCCTCCAGCTGCACCCCGATCACCCCACGCACTACGACGCGTGGGACCTGGACAAGCACTACCGCAACACGCACACCGACCTCACGGACGCCGAGTCGGTGGAGCTGGTCGAGGACGGGCCGCTGCGGGTCGCCGTCCGTGTGGTGCGGGCCTTCGGGGATTCGCGCATCACCCAGGAGATCCGGCTCGCCGCGGGCAGCCGCCGGATCGACGTCGTCACGGAGGTCGACTGGCGGGAGTCGGAGAAGGTGCTCAAGGCCGCCTTCCCGCTGGACGTGCACGCCGAACGGTCCGCCGCCGAGATCCAGTTCGGTCACGTCCACCGCTCCACGCACGCCAACACCGGCTGGGACGCGGCCCGTTTCGAGATCTGCGCGCACCGGTGGCTGCGGGTCGCCGAGGAATCGTACGGCGTCGCGGTCCTGAACGACTCGACGTACGGCCATGACGTGACGCGCGCGCCGCACGGCGAGGGGCTCGGCACCACCGTGCGGCTCACGCTCCTGCGCGCCCCGCACAGCCCCGACCCGGAGACGGATCTGGGCGTGCACCGGTTCACGTACGCCCTGCTGCCCGGGGCGACGACGGGCGACGCGGTCGCGGAGGGCCTCGCGCTGAACCTGCCGCTGCGGGTCGCCGAAGGTCCCGTGCTGCCCTCGCTGGTCAGCGTGGACAATCCGGCCGTGACCGTTGAGTCGGTGAAGCTCGCGGACCACGGGAGCGGTGACGTCGTGGTGCGTCTCTACGAGTCGCGGGGCGGACGCGCCGCCGCCACGCTCACCACGTCGTTCGCGGTCAGCGCCGCCGAGGTGACCGACCTCCTGGAGCGTCCGCTCGAAACGGCGCACACCGACGACGCGGGGCTCGTCCTCGCGCTGCGGCCGTTCCAGATCGTGACGCTGCGGCTGCGGCCCGCCTGA
- a CDS encoding ATP-binding protein codes for MTRQLRGGGPIHLGTSSPKARDEAIDDKPVELQRAQLRRRLGRSDLRAVPEVRGALRELLRTWGRPGRSETAELLTSELVTNALVHTDRDAIVTVTVRPGRLRVEVRDFVGRRPKLCAADADDSTHGRGLMLVQSLADAWGVRAHGVGKVVWFELDGGPA; via the coding sequence ATGACCAGGCAGTTAAGAGGGGGCGGTCCCATTCATCTCGGGACCTCTTCGCCGAAGGCAAGGGACGAGGCGATCGACGACAAGCCGGTGGAGCTCCAGCGGGCTCAACTCCGGCGCAGATTGGGGCGATCCGACCTGCGAGCGGTCCCTGAGGTCAGGGGCGCGCTGCGTGAACTGCTCCGGACCTGGGGGAGGCCCGGACGATCCGAGACAGCCGAGCTGCTGACCAGCGAACTGGTCACGAACGCACTGGTGCACACCGACCGCGATGCCATCGTGACGGTGACCGTGCGGCCCGGCAGGCTGCGCGTGGAGGTCAGGGACTTCGTGGGGCGCCGCCCGAAGCTCTGCGCGGCGGACGCCGACGACAGCACGCACGGCAGGGGCCTGATGCTCGTGCAGTCCCTCGCCGACGCGTGGGGCGTGCGGGCGCACGGGGTCGGGAAAGTGGTGTGGTTCGAGCTGGACGGCGGCCCGGCCTGA
- a CDS encoding protein phosphatase 2C domain-containing protein, producing the protein MSQQGERHDGASGQEDDWWGQLYDDSAHDTGPAEAADTLDDRFASAVSASAGEGVVVAAPEDEGEGEGAHGAPPRPGRFPAPEPPPPGFQDRRSAFDSAPGLAPRPPDSAPPREPSPPPSPAAPPPSPAAPPPPSYDPPPPAAPVRQDVAPWESTAAPTGPVTFPARPSKQPGDPSRTTAVPGPRAPEESAVPEPQALAPVEPQASAPPESRAPAPADAGPAVVAAAPVDAVSYVGDGPPTYDAEPTVLPTADPDDLGDLVADTVLDGARYGNSTLRAVSVRGDSARYRGEPRRDSLLTARFGTGERALVLVAMATGARATPGAHRAAAEACAWIGRAVGRSHQRLSEDIRAARRGDLKSGLHRLTDRSLGKLRAHAADLGIEPEEYAASLRCLLLPADPECRTRVFFGVGGGGLFRLRDGAWQDIEPHVSDSAGDAGPPVVGFGSMPPQTPDGDRLTMDMGIITPPSPYEPAPEPPPREPFRFRASVARPGDALMLCSGGLAEPLRGEPELAAHLTQRWAKSGPPGLATFLADIQVRVKGYADDRTAAAVWEA; encoded by the coding sequence ATGAGCCAGCAGGGGGAGAGGCACGACGGAGCCTCCGGCCAGGAGGACGACTGGTGGGGTCAGCTCTACGACGACTCCGCTCATGACACGGGTCCGGCCGAGGCGGCCGACACTCTCGACGACAGGTTCGCGTCGGCGGTTTCCGCGTCGGCGGGCGAGGGCGTGGTCGTCGCCGCCCCCGAGGACGAGGGCGAGGGCGAGGGTGCGCACGGAGCACCGCCCCGCCCCGGCCGCTTCCCCGCCCCGGAGCCGCCGCCCCCGGGTTTCCAGGACCGGCGAAGCGCCTTCGACTCCGCCCCGGGCCTCGCTCCCCGGCCGCCGGACTCCGCGCCGCCGCGGGAGCCATCGCCCCCGCCCTCTCCCGCAGCGCCCCCGCCCTCTCCCGCAGCGCCCCCGCCTCCCTCGTACGACCCGCCCCCACCCGCCGCCCCCGTCCGCCAGGACGTCGCCCCCTGGGAGTCCACCGCCGCGCCCACGGGACCGGTGACCTTCCCGGCGCGCCCGTCGAAGCAGCCCGGCGACCCGAGCCGCACCACCGCCGTCCCCGGGCCACGCGCGCCCGAGGAGTCCGCGGTTCCGGAACCGCAGGCACTCGCGCCGGTGGAACCGCAGGCATCCGCCCCGCCGGAATCGCGGGCTCCCGCTCCAGCGGACGCGGGACCCGCCGTGGTGGCGGCAGCGCCCGTGGACGCAGTCTCGTACGTCGGTGACGGGCCGCCCACCTATGACGCCGAGCCCACCGTCCTGCCCACCGCCGACCCCGACGACCTCGGTGATCTGGTCGCCGACACCGTGCTCGACGGCGCCCGTTACGGCAACTCCACCCTGCGGGCCGTCTCCGTGCGCGGGGACTCCGCGCGCTATCGGGGCGAGCCGCGCCGCGACTCGCTGCTCACCGCGCGGTTCGGGACCGGGGAGAGAGCCCTGGTCCTGGTGGCCATGGCCACCGGCGCACGGGCCACTCCGGGCGCCCATCGCGCCGCCGCCGAGGCCTGCGCGTGGATCGGGCGGGCCGTGGGCCGCAGCCATCAGCGCCTCTCCGAGGACATCCGGGCCGCCCGGCGCGGGGACCTCAAGAGCGGCCTTCACCGGCTCACGGACCGCAGCCTCGGCAAGCTCCGCGCGCACGCCGCCGACCTCGGCATCGAGCCCGAGGAGTACGCGGCGTCGCTGCGCTGCCTCCTCCTGCCGGCCGACCCCGAATGCCGTACCCGCGTCTTCTTCGGTGTCGGCGGCGGCGGACTCTTCCGGCTCAGGGACGGCGCGTGGCAGGACATCGAACCGCACGTCAGCGACTCCGCCGGTGACGCCGGGCCGCCCGTGGTCGGGTTCGGTTCCATGCCGCCGCAGACCCCCGACGGCGATCGGCTCACCATGGACATGGGGATCATCACGCCCCCGAGTCCCTACGAGCCCGCACCCGAGCCGCCGCCCCGCGAACCGTTCCGCTTCCGGGCCTCCGTAGCCCGCCCGGGTGACGCCCTGATGCTCTGCAGCGGCGGCCTCGCCGAGCCCCTGCGCGGCGAGCCCGAGCTGGCCGCCCATCTCACGCAGCGGTGGGCGAAGAGCGGTCCACCGGGCCTCGCGACGTTCCTCGCGGACATCCAGGTCAGGGTCAAGGGCTATGCGGACGACCGGACGGCGGCCGCGGTCTGGGAGGCGTGA
- a CDS encoding pyruvate dehydrogenase, protein MAKQNVAEQFVDILHRAGVRRMYGVVGDSLNPVVDAIRRTKGIEWVQVRHEETAAFAAGAEAQITGSLAVCAGSCGPGNLHLINGLYDAHRSMAPVLALASHIPSSEIGLSFFQETHPDRLFQECSHYCEMISSPQQMPRLLQTAIQHAIGQSGVSVVTLPGDIADQPAPDKSAESALVTSRPTVRPGDTEIDKLAEMIDKAGKVTLFCGSGTAGAHAEVMAFAEKIKSPVGHALRGKEWIQYDNPYDVGMSGLLGYGAAYEATHECDLLILLGTDFPYNAFLPDDVRIAQVDVRPEHLGRRTKLDLAVWGDVRETLRCLTPRVAPKSNRKFLDKMLKKHADALEGVIKAYTRKVDKHVPIHPEYVASVVDELASDDAVFTVDTGMCNVWAARYLSPNGKRRIIGSFSHGSMANALPQAIGAQFTDRKRQVISMSGDGGFSMLMGDFLTLVQHDLPVKVVLFNNSALGMVELEMLVAGLPSFGTDNHNPDFAAVARAAGAYGVRVEKPKQLAGALKDAFSHKGPALVDIVTDPNALSIPPRISSEMVTGFALSASKIVLDGGVGRMVQMARSNLRNVPRP, encoded by the coding sequence ATGGCCAAGCAGAACGTCGCCGAACAGTTCGTCGACATCCTCCACCGCGCCGGTGTGCGCCGGATGTACGGAGTCGTGGGCGACAGCCTCAACCCGGTCGTGGACGCGATCAGGCGCACCAAGGGCATCGAGTGGGTGCAGGTCAGGCACGAGGAGACGGCGGCCTTCGCGGCCGGTGCCGAGGCCCAGATCACCGGCAGCCTCGCCGTCTGCGCGGGCTCCTGCGGCCCCGGCAACCTCCACCTGATCAACGGCCTCTACGACGCCCACCGCTCCATGGCGCCCGTCCTCGCCCTCGCGTCCCACATCCCGTCGAGCGAGATCGGGCTCAGCTTCTTCCAGGAGACCCACCCCGACCGGCTCTTCCAGGAATGCAGTCACTACTGCGAGATGATCTCCAGCCCGCAGCAGATGCCGCGGCTGCTCCAGACCGCCATCCAGCACGCGATCGGGCAGTCCGGCGTCAGCGTCGTCACCCTGCCCGGAGACATCGCCGACCAGCCCGCCCCCGACAAGTCAGCCGAGAGCGCCCTGGTCACCTCGCGCCCCACCGTGCGCCCCGGGGACACGGAGATCGACAAGCTCGCCGAGATGATCGACAAGGCCGGCAAGGTCACCCTCTTCTGCGGCAGCGGCACGGCCGGCGCACACGCCGAGGTGATGGCGTTCGCCGAGAAGATCAAGTCCCCGGTGGGCCACGCACTGCGCGGCAAGGAATGGATTCAGTACGACAACCCGTACGACGTCGGCATGAGCGGACTCCTCGGCTACGGCGCCGCGTACGAGGCCACCCACGAGTGCGACCTCCTGATCCTGCTCGGCACCGACTTCCCGTACAACGCCTTCCTGCCCGACGACGTCAGGATCGCCCAGGTCGACGTGCGGCCCGAACACCTCGGCCGCCGCACGAAGCTGGACCTCGCCGTCTGGGGCGACGTACGCGAGACGTTGCGCTGCCTCACCCCGCGCGTCGCGCCGAAGAGCAACCGCAAGTTCCTCGACAAGATGCTGAAGAAGCACGCGGACGCCCTCGAAGGCGTCATCAAGGCCTACACCCGCAAGGTCGACAAGCACGTCCCGATCCACCCCGAGTACGTCGCCTCCGTGGTGGACGAACTCGCCTCCGACGACGCGGTGTTCACGGTTGACACGGGCATGTGCAACGTCTGGGCCGCCCGCTATCTCTCCCCGAACGGCAAGCGCCGCATCATCGGATCCTTCAGCCACGGCTCGATGGCCAACGCCCTGCCGCAGGCGATCGGCGCCCAGTTCACCGACCGTAAGCGCCAGGTCATCTCCATGTCGGGCGACGGCGGATTCTCCATGCTGATGGGCGACTTCCTCACCCTCGTCCAGCACGACCTGCCGGTGAAGGTCGTCCTCTTCAACAACTCGGCGCTCGGCATGGTCGAGTTGGAGATGCTCGTGGCCGGGCTCCCTTCGTTCGGCACGGACAACCACAACCCCGACTTCGCCGCCGTGGCCCGCGCCGCCGGTGCCTACGGCGTACGCGTGGAGAAGCCCAAGCAGCTCGCGGGCGCTCTGAAGGACGCCTTCTCGCACAAGGGGCCCGCGCTCGTCGACATCGTCACGGACCCCAACGCCCTCTCCATCCCGCCCAGGATCAGCTCCGAGATGGTGACCGGCTTCGCGCTCTCCGCCAGCAAGATCGTCCTGGACGGCGGCGTCGGCCGCATGGTCCAGATGGCACGCTCGAACCTGCGGAACGTGCCACGGCCTTGA